A genomic region of Mesotoga infera contains the following coding sequences:
- a CDS encoding peptide deformylase has protein sequence MKVIYIGNPILRNVSESVEVFDDDLRTFVKELSKTMYVEDGVGLAAPQVAVSRRIFVYDPGDGLRVVINPEIISKSDETVRMEEGCLSIPGIYADVDRPSTVRIHYQDEYGRHHEEDLTDYPARIVQHESDHLEGILFVDYLSTAKRAVLKPKLNQIIKESIR, from the coding sequence ATGAAAGTGATTTATATCGGAAACCCCATACTTCGAAATGTCTCCGAGAGTGTTGAAGTTTTCGATGATGATCTCAGAACGTTCGTGAAAGAGTTGAGCAAGACAATGTACGTTGAGGACGGCGTGGGTCTCGCGGCACCGCAAGTGGCTGTGTCCCGGAGGATTTTTGTTTACGACCCCGGAGACGGATTGAGGGTAGTAATTAATCCGGAGATTATTTCCAAGAGCGATGAGACAGTAAGGATGGAAGAGGGTTGCCTCAGCATACCCGGAATTTACGCCGATGTCGACAGGCCTTCCACGGTTCGAATACACTATCAGGATGAATATGGCCGGCACCACGAAGAGGATTTGACGGACTATCCTGCGAGAATTGTGCAGCACGAGAGCGATCATCTTGAAGGAATACTTTTCGTTGATTATCTTTCTACGGCAAAAAGAGCGGTGCTGAAACCGAAATTGAATCAGATAATTAAGGAAAGCATAAGATAA
- a CDS encoding heavy-metal-associated domain-containing protein has translation MPRVIRLFQIRNEISENDAEEIVARLKLLDGIVKAQADVASGVIEVEYENAIIDRYLIQEELSKLGFDMLI, from the coding sequence ATGCCCAGGGTAATAAGACTTTTTCAAATAAGAAACGAGATTTCGGAGAACGATGCGGAAGAGATTGTAGCGAGACTCAAGCTGCTTGATGGAATAGTCAAAGCCCAGGCAGATGTAGCAAGCGGAGTGATTGAAGTTGAATACGAGAACGCCATTATCGACAGATATTTAATTCAGGAAGAGCTCTCCAAACTCGGTTTTGATATGCTTATATAA
- a CDS encoding acylphosphatase (catalyzes the hydrolysis of acylphosphate) — MACKKTLRIRVFGRVQGVGFRYFALHTARSFGVTGFVKNEPDGSVEVVCSGCDEEIEAFVERIDRGPSYASITKTEIEELPFKTFISFEIRY, encoded by the coding sequence TTGGCCTGTAAGAAAACTCTCAGGATAAGAGTCTTTGGGCGTGTGCAGGGCGTTGGGTTCAGGTACTTTGCCCTTCACACCGCCAGGTCGTTTGGAGTAACGGGTTTTGTAAAGAACGAACCCGATGGAAGTGTAGAGGTCGTTTGTTCTGGATGTGATGAGGAGATCGAGGCTTTCGTTGAAAGAATAGATAGGGGTCCCTCCTATGCCAGCATTACAAAGACAGAGATTGAAGAGCTCCCCTTCAAGACGTTCATAAGCTTCGAAATTAGGTACTGA
- a CDS encoding methionyl-tRNA formyltransferase, whose translation MKIVFMGTPEFAAAHLKAIVESGNNVAGVFSQPDRPKGRGRKVEPTPVKTVATSYGIPVYQPEKINSDEGFERLAELSPDIVVVVAFGKLLKSGVINLPTIGCFNVHASLLPEYRGAAPIQRAIENGETKTGITVFKIDEGMDTGEIAMKRELEIHPSDSFGSLYLKLAELGKKTLVHFLERVKEGRLELTPQDGIPSYAPKIQPADLVITDLSDAAKVVNKIRAYDPKPGVRVSVEGSMAKVFGASLLCGNEKVGQVGEVVKIDDRGMIVSCGAENVIISLVQFPGKKPMRPKDALSGRLIDEGIILGG comes from the coding sequence ATGAAGATCGTATTCATGGGAACTCCCGAATTTGCGGCTGCTCATCTCAAGGCGATTGTAGAATCGGGGAACAACGTGGCAGGAGTCTTTTCACAGCCTGACAGGCCTAAGGGGAGAGGGCGGAAAGTAGAACCCACTCCGGTGAAGACAGTCGCCACTAGCTACGGAATACCAGTATATCAGCCTGAAAAGATCAATTCTGATGAAGGGTTCGAAAGGCTTGCGGAGCTATCTCCAGATATAGTTGTTGTTGTGGCATTTGGAAAACTTCTTAAATCGGGCGTGATAAACCTGCCAACCATCGGCTGTTTCAATGTTCATGCTTCTCTTCTGCCCGAATATAGAGGCGCAGCACCGATTCAGCGCGCAATCGAAAATGGAGAGACAAAGACGGGCATAACGGTATTCAAGATTGATGAAGGAATGGATACTGGAGAAATCGCTATGAAGAGGGAGCTCGAGATCCATCCATCAGACAGTTTTGGTTCTCTATATTTGAAGCTGGCAGAACTTGGGAAAAAGACGTTGGTCCATTTTTTGGAGAGAGTCAAAGAGGGAAGACTGGAGCTCACTCCGCAAGATGGAATTCCTTCTTATGCTCCAAAGATTCAGCCTGCGGATCTAGTGATTACAGACTTATCAGATGCAGCGAAGGTTGTTAACAAGATAAGAGCGTATGATCCAAAGCCTGGAGTGAGAGTGAGTGTTGAAGGGAGTATGGCAAAGGTTTTCGGAGCCAGCCTGCTATGCGGAAATGAGAAAGTAGGTCAAGTCGGAGAAGTAGTCAAGATCGATGATAGAGGAATGATTGTAAGCTGCGGTGCCGAAAATGTTATTATATCCTTAGTACAGTTCCCGGGAAAGAAGCCTATGAGGCCGAAAGATGCTTTAAGCGGAAGGCTCATCGACGAAGGGATTATATTGGGGGGATAA
- a CDS encoding HD domain-containing protein: MNLTELMDCIPHLREILHIVVKAFEDCDDPAHDISHTLRVVENVSEIAFRERCDLNKAIIAALLHDIKRPQEALTGIDHAESGAEYALGLLPTMGFDFSFISEVSQAIRSHRYSGGLTPASVTGKILQDADRLDAIGAVAIARVFSYSGKVGTPLHSLQFGPWRSYSNNSSSSINHFHEKILKIRPETFWTETARRMAGDRYSFVVEFVQRFMAEWGEI, translated from the coding sequence ATGAATCTTACAGAGCTTATGGACTGCATTCCACACCTGAGAGAAATCCTCCACATCGTTGTGAAAGCATTTGAAGACTGTGATGACCCTGCTCATGATATTTCGCACACCTTAAGGGTAGTGGAGAACGTAAGCGAAATTGCTTTTCGGGAGAGGTGTGACCTTAACAAGGCAATCATCGCCGCACTGCTCCATGACATTAAGCGGCCTCAAGAAGCTCTAACCGGCATCGATCATGCAGAATCCGGCGCGGAATATGCTTTAGGACTTCTACCGACCATGGGATTCGACTTTTCGTTTATCTCGGAAGTCTCGCAGGCAATCAGGTCTCACAGATACTCCGGCGGTTTAACACCTGCCAGTGTGACGGGAAAGATCCTCCAGGATGCGGACAGATTAGACGCCATAGGGGCGGTAGCTATAGCAAGAGTCTTTTCCTATTCCGGAAAGGTCGGGACTCCTCTTCACTCTCTCCAATTCGGTCCGTGGCGCTCTTATAGCAACAATTCGAGTAGTTCAATAAATCATTTTCACGAGAAGATTCTCAAGATAAGACCTGAAACTTTCTGGACGGAAACTGCAAGAAGAATGGCTGGGGACCGATACAGTTTTGTTGTGGAATTTGTGCAGAGGTTCATGGCGGAATGGGGCGAAATTTAG
- the surE gene encoding 5'/3'-nucleotidase SurE, giving the protein MNILVTNDDGIMSPGIILLAEALSEEHEVLVVAPDVERSATGHAITIRTPLWAKEVKVGNKNIGYAINGTPADCVKLGLLAISDRKIDLVISGVNKGQNMGIDVLYSGTVSGALEGAVTDTPSIAVSSSDWSNPEYETAARFIVNFLRIYDVSKMPDFTALNINVPSIKYEELKGWKVTRQSRRRYKDYFEKRKDPYGNNYYWIFGEVVEDECSTDCDFNAVKSDFVSITPLHAIMTDKEYFEELKEISEGWSE; this is encoded by the coding sequence TTGAATATCCTGGTTACAAACGATGATGGAATCATGTCGCCTGGAATTATTTTGCTTGCCGAAGCGCTTTCTGAAGAGCATGAAGTCCTTGTGGTTGCACCCGATGTCGAAAGAAGCGCGACTGGACACGCAATAACAATCAGAACTCCGCTGTGGGCCAAGGAAGTCAAAGTTGGTAATAAGAACATCGGCTATGCAATTAATGGTACTCCGGCTGATTGCGTTAAGCTCGGATTACTTGCGATTTCGGATAGGAAGATAGATCTTGTGATAAGCGGGGTGAACAAAGGGCAGAATATGGGAATAGATGTTCTTTATTCCGGAACAGTCTCAGGTGCTCTAGAAGGTGCGGTGACTGACACTCCATCGATTGCGGTTTCTAGTAGCGACTGGAGTAATCCCGAGTACGAAACTGCAGCCAGATTCATAGTTAATTTTCTCAGAATCTACGATGTCAGTAAGATGCCGGACTTTACTGCTCTCAATATTAATGTTCCTTCTATCAAGTATGAGGAACTGAAGGGTTGGAAAGTGACCAGACAGAGCAGAAGAAGATACAAGGATTATTTCGAGAAGAGAAAGGATCCTTATGGAAACAACTACTACTGGATATTCGGAGAGGTAGTTGAAGATGAATGTTCTACTGATTGTGATTTCAACGCAGTAAAATCAGACTTCGTATCGATCACCCCTCTCCATGCCATTATGACGGATAAAGAGTATTTTGAGGAACTGAAGGAGATTTCGGAAGGGTGGTCGGAATGA